The nucleotide sequence TTCGCCTCGCGGCGGCCGGACGGTTCGGCCACGGTGTGCGCGGCGATCGCCCCGTAGCCCTCGAAGTGCCGCACCGTGAGCGAGGTGTCGTCGCCGTGGACGGCGGGCACGATGGCCGCGGGGGTGCGGTAGACCAGCGCGAGCGAGCCGTCGGGGGCCACCGCGGCGCCCAGCGGATCCCCGCCGGGGCGCGGCAGACCGGTCGGCGGGCGCAGGGCGACCGGGCCACCGGCCCACTCCTGGGCCCAGTGGTGGACGGTGTCGCGACCGGGGGCGAGGACATGGACCCGCCCTTCCGCGTCCAGCAGCGCGGTCAGCCCGTCCTGGATCTCGGGGCCGCCGAGCCGCTGCCAGGGACTCCAGTGGCCGCTCCCGTCCCGTACGCGGGTGGCCAGGCCCTTGTCCGCGGTGCGTACGAAGAGGTGGACCCGGCCGTCGGGGGTGGCGACCGCCGCCGGGCAGCCGACCCGGCGGCCGTGTTCGGTGCTGGTCTCGGGGGTGCCGAGCCCGGTCCAGGCGCGGAACGGGCCGTCCGGGCGGCGCTGTTCCAGCACCACGATCTCGCGCAGGTCGGCCGCGCCTTGGCCCCCCAGCGCCGCGAACCGCAGGGCGAACAGCACCTGCCGCCCCGCGCTGTCCCGCACCGCGGCGAGCGCCGGGGCGAGCGGTCCGCCGCCGAGCCCCAGCGGCGCCCCGAACCGGCCGCTGCCGGGTGCTGTCTCGCGCCACCGCACGGCCTGGGCGCCGAGCACGCCGTACGCCACGAGCCGGCCCCGGGCGTCGGTGGTGGGGGCGGGCAGGGCGGTGGGGTAGCGGTAGTGGGTGGAGCGGATCCAGCCCTTGCGGTTCCGCAGCGGGCGCGCACCGCCCTGGCTGTAGTCGCCGCAGCCGGCCGCGTTGCCGCAGTCCCAGTCCGGGGCGCCGCCGTAGGACTTGATCACCCGCGCCTTCCGGGCGAGCACCGCGGGCGGCAGATTGTGCGGCCAGCGCTGGTTGTAGTAGCCGCGGAACGCGGTGGTGGTGAAGCGCGGGGTGTGCTTGTCCCGCTGGGCGGACGCGGCCACCCACTGGGCGATCGCCTTCCAGGTGAACAGCGCGACCGGGGTGTGGTCGCGGTGGTCCGAGCACCCCGGCTGATCGTTGTCCTTGGGGTGCAGCACGTCGTGCACCTGGAAGTCGGGGTCCGGGTCCAGCGTG is from Streptomyces hygroscopicus and encodes:
- a CDS encoding LmbE family protein yields the protein MRGTGTTRRQTLAALAALTAAGAAGVAGCGGGGSRGTASVPAGPARAGAPGAAEPFTSTAGDKQALLLQVMAHPDDDLYFMNPDTEHVLRSGVPVVSVYVTAGEALGINHQAGTPIPPADKAAYSASRHQGLRQAYARMIGLNQFAPWQRSVLRLPGGVTAETNTLANGARRVRLIFLNIAMLSEGGVRIPALWSTPGTVMSTLLAAGSPVPHPSSYGHQTLVDVLAEIMDRYRPTLIHTLDPDPDFQVHDVLHPKDNDQPGCSDHRDHTPVALFTWKAIAQWVAASAQRDKHTPRFTTTAFRGYYNQRWPHNLPPAVLARKARVIKSYGGAPDWDCGNAAGCGDYSQGGARPLRNRKGWIRSTHYRYPTALPAPTTDARGRLVAYGVLGAQAVRWRETAPGSGRFGAPLGLGGGPLAPALAAVRDSAGRQVLFALRFAALGGQGAADLREIVVLEQRRPDGPFRAWTGLGTPETSTEHGRRVGCPAAVATPDGRVHLFVRTADKGLATRVRDGSGHWSPWQRLGGPEIQDGLTALLDAEGRVHVLAPGRDTVHHWAQEWAGGPVALRPPTGLPRPGGDPLGAAVAPDGSLALVYRTPAAIVPAVHGDDTSLTVRHFEGYGAIAAHTVAEPSGRREAKTLLLVGRDLGGEVQVQYGTGPDARPLRSPGHLIPVGAPALLADDGHQGVCVVGLAPDATPWIWRPRPTSRA